Proteins encoded within one genomic window of Brevinematales bacterium:
- the prmC gene encoding peptide chain release factor N(5)-glutamine methyltransferase: MTAGEIYEYASGEFEHAGIPTPKTDAGILIAHGLGLERIDIFLRKDEKLGIFRKSRIMKMIRRRLAFEPVAYIIGYRYFYLDKFKVDPTVLIPRCDTEHIIYTAETLGKERGGFRRILDIGAGSGAITVSLAKLFPDAAVIGIDLFTGTAERNIKALGASNAYILRQDVMELEPSPGTKFDLIASNPPYLSDEDMEKLSPEVRDYEPADALYGGPDGMDFYRRIADIAGGLLTDDGVILLETDFKWEQVSEIFAAKGFFVQQPVKDYNHFERVLVVRKTLPES, translated from the coding sequence ATGACAGCCGGGGAGATATACGAGTACGCGTCGGGGGAATTTGAACATGCGGGAATACCGACCCCCAAGACCGACGCGGGCATCCTGATCGCGCACGGGCTGGGACTGGAACGTATCGATATATTTCTCAGGAAGGACGAGAAGCTCGGGATATTCCGAAAGTCCCGGATAATGAAAATGATCCGGCGGCGGCTCGCATTCGAGCCGGTCGCGTATATCATCGGATACCGTTATTTCTACCTCGATAAATTCAAGGTCGACCCTACCGTACTGATTCCCCGATGCGACACGGAACATATTATCTATACCGCCGAGACCCTCGGTAAAGAACGCGGGGGATTTCGCCGAATCCTCGATATCGGCGCTGGAAGCGGGGCGATCACCGTATCGCTCGCGAAACTTTTCCCGGACGCCGCGGTGATCGGCATCGACCTGTTCACCGGGACCGCGGAGCGGAATATCAAAGCGCTCGGCGCATCCAACGCGTACATCCTGCGGCAGGACGTGATGGAGCTCGAACCGTCGCCGGGGACGAAGTTCGACCTGATCGCGTCGAACCCGCCGTACCTGTCGGATGAGGATATGGAGAAACTTTCCCCCGAGGTGCGGGACTACGAGCCGGCCGACGCGCTTTACGGCGGCCCGGACGGGATGGATTTTTACCGGCGTATCGCGGATATAGCGGGCGGACTTCTCACGGATGACGGGGTTATCCTATTGGAGACCGACTTCAAATGGGAGCAGGTGTCGGAGATATTCGCCGCAAAGGGCTTTTTCGTCCAGCAGCCGGTCAAGGATTATAATCATTTCGAGCGGGTGCTTGTCGTCAGAAAAACACTGCCCGAATCTTGA
- the prfA gene encoding peptide chain release factor 1 produces MHPKALEVMKKYTTLTDSLSHKDPGSQEYIKTAKERAELEPFVDKYNLVAAVEKEIEDNDALMRGDTDPDIRDMAKAELDNLYQRKEQLEQEVLAMLLPKDERKSRNIIVEIRAGAGGDEAAIFAGDLFRMYTRYAEIKRWKYEIIDFNEIGLGGYKEIVFSMKGKDLYGYMKYESGVHRVQRVPLTEAGGRLHTSTASVAVMPEAKEVDVQIDEKDLRIDVYRASGAGGQHVNKTDSAVRITHLPTMVVVTCQDERSQLQNRDRAMQVLRAKLYDMEVQKKMNEETEARRSMIGSQERAEKIRTYNYPQNRITDHRINLTLYKLDIIMNGDLDELINALILDEQQSMLNTLD; encoded by the coding sequence ATGCACCCCAAGGCTCTCGAAGTGATGAAAAAATATACCACCCTGACCGACTCGCTGTCCCATAAGGACCCCGGCTCGCAGGAATATATCAAGACCGCGAAGGAACGCGCCGAGCTCGAGCCGTTCGTCGATAAGTACAATCTGGTGGCGGCGGTCGAGAAGGAGATCGAGGATAACGACGCGCTGATGCGCGGCGACACCGACCCGGACATCCGTGATATGGCGAAAGCCGAGCTGGATAACCTTTATCAGCGGAAAGAACAGCTCGAACAGGAAGTCCTCGCGATGCTGTTGCCGAAGGACGAAAGGAAGTCCCGTAATATTATAGTAGAAATCCGCGCGGGGGCGGGCGGGGACGAAGCCGCGATATTCGCGGGCGACCTGTTCCGCATGTACACCCGTTACGCGGAAATCAAGCGTTGGAAGTACGAGATCATCGACTTTAACGAGATCGGCCTCGGCGGATATAAGGAAATAGTCTTCTCCATGAAGGGGAAGGACTTATACGGGTACATGAAGTACGAGAGCGGGGTGCACCGCGTCCAGCGGGTGCCGTTGACCGAGGCGGGCGGACGCCTGCATACCTCCACTGCGTCGGTGGCTGTGATGCCCGAGGCGAAGGAAGTGGACGTGCAGATCGACGAAAAGGACCTGCGTATCGACGTGTACCGCGCGAGCGGCGCGGGCGGCCAGCATGTCAACAAGACCGACTCCGCGGTGCGTATCACCCACCTTCCCACGATGGTGGTGGTGACCTGCCAGGACGAACGTTCCCAGCTCCAGAACCGCGACCGCGCGATGCAGGTACTCCGCGCGAAGCTGTACGATATGGAAGTCCAGAAGAAGATGAACGAGGAGACCGAGGCGCGCCGTTCCATGATCGGGTCGCAGGAGCGCGCGGAGAAAATCCGTACCTATAACTATCCCCAGAACCGGATCACCGACCACCGGATCAACCTTACCCTCTATAAGCTCGACATCATTATGAACGGCGACCTGGACGAACTGATCAACGCGCTCATTCTCGACGAGCAACAGTCCATGCTGAATACGCTGGATTAG